The Betta splendens chromosome 4, fBetSpl5.4, whole genome shotgun sequence genome contains a region encoding:
- the atp5f1d gene encoding ATP synthase subunit delta, mitochondrial: protein MLAARFLRRALPVLRQARCYAEAAPGAQQMSFTFASPTQVFFQGASVKQVDVPTLTGAFGILPAHVPTLQVLRPGVVTVFSDDGTSVKYFVSSGSVTVNADSSVQLLAEEAVPLDQLDAAAAKVNLEKAQSDLAGTSDEAARAEILISIEANEAIVKALE, encoded by the exons ATGTTGGCTGCAAGGTTTCTCCGCCGGGCTCTCCCCGTGCTAAGGCAGGCGCGCTGCTACGCCGAGGCGGCCCCCGGCGCCCAGCAGATGTCCTTCACGTTCGCCTCCCCGACGCAG GTGTTTTTTCAGGGTGCCAGTGTGAAACAGGTTGATGTTCCCACACTTACCGGTGCGTTCGGTATCCTTCCAGCTCATGTGCCCACCCTGCAGGTGCTGAGGCCCGGCGTGGTCACAGTTTTTAGTGATGATGGGACCTCTGTCAAATACTTTG TGAGTAGTGGGTCAGTAACAGTCAACGCTGATTCCTCGGTGCAACTGCTAGCTGAGGAGGCTGTCCCCTTGGACCAGCTGGACGCTGCA GCTGCCAAGGTGAACCTGGAGAAGGCCCAGTCTGATTTGGCTGGCACATCTGACGAGGCAGCAAGGGCAGAAATTCTAATCAGCATAGAGGCCAACGAGGCCATCGTCAAGGCTCTGGAGTAA